CAACGGAAGATAGGACAGAAACTGGCGCACCATGGCAAAGGCATCGGCTTCGGTGGGGACAATCACATCCACCGCGCCGCTGTTTCGGTGAACCTGTGCTCCGCCGAGGTCTTCCTTGGTGACCAGTTCGCCGGTGCCAAATTTAACGACCGGTGGCCCCGCGACCATCAACTGGGCGGTGTGTTCGGTCATCACCGAAAAATGTGACGCCACCACGCGCGCGGCGCCCAGGCCAGCCACTGAACCCAGACAGGCGGCAACCACCGGGACCACACTCATATTGTCAACCACATAATCCCACCCCGGATTGAACGGCACATAGGTAAACCCGTGCGTTTCAAGGAGTTTCACGCTGCCGCCACCGCCAGTTCCATCCACCAGACGCACGATTGGAATCTGCAGACTGTTGGCCATCTGTTCGGCATAGATTTGTTTGGCAATGATGGCGGCATCGGCGGCGCCTCCGCGAACCGTGAAGTCATCGCCGCCGACCACAACTTTTCGGCCATTGATTTGCCCCGTTCCACAGACAAAATTGGCTGGAACGAAGCTCTTTAACTTTCCATTCTCATCATATTGGGAAGTCCCCGCCAGGACGCCTTTTTCGTGAAAGGTTTCGATATCGAGGACTGCGTCAATCCGTTCGCGGACGGTGAGTTTGCCTTGTGAGCGATGTTTGGCGACTTTTTCGGCACCGCCCATTTCGCGGGCGAGTTCTTCGCGTTTGCGGAGTTCATCAATTTCTGGTTGCCAGTTGGGAGTGGGTTCTGGTTTTGTGCTCATTATGGGGATTTTGGGGTTTGGGGTTCGGGGTTCAGGGTTCAGGGTTCAGGGTTCAGGGTTCAGGGTTCAGGGTTCAGGGTTCAGGGTTCAGGGTTCAGGGTTCAGGGTTCAGGGTTCAGGGTTCAGGGTTCAGGGTTCAGGGTTCAGGGAAAGACAACTTCTTGAATACCTGCCCCTTTTCCATTCCAAGAAACAATCCCAAGTCGGTCTCATTGATGGAATGAGCCCAGATTGTTCAGGTTTTTGATTGAATTTGACGATGAGATTGGGGGGTGAATGCCGCGTGAAATCCACGGCTGAGTTTTTCTATTCCGAAGAAATCCACGCCAAAAGATTCAATCGGTAAGAATATTTTCCAACTTCAAAGGGATTAAACCATCCATACTCATTCAAAACGAAACAGCCAAGAACAACGCACGACGAGCAAGCAACAAAATAGTAAGTTGCGAGCTGTCAGGAAAAACCGGTATATCCTTTTTCATATCATCATTTTGCTTGAGTGAACAGTGAATCTGGGGAAGCAACTCTATTTTCCCGAACCCTGAACCCTGAACCCTGAACCCTGAACCCTGAACCCTAAGTATTATGACAAACCTGATTTCAACCTATTTCAACTGGTTACAGCAAGGAACACCGACTGGCGAAGTCGTCCGCTATCCGGTCATTCGAGAAAATTATCAATCACAAGTTGATGGACTCTATATCGTTGGTGACTTATCTGGTTTGCCGCTCCTGAAATTTGCCGCCAAACAAGGCTTTGAAGTCATCGGGCACATTGCCGCACGACTGGCCAAATCGCCAACCATAGCCGACGATTCAGTGTCTGACGTGGCCATCATTGGGGCTGGGGCGGCGGGGTTGGCCGCCGCGCTCCACGCCAAACGTCAGGGGTTGCGGTATGTGGTCCTCGAAGGCGTCCGGATTGCCAACACAATTGTGAATTTCCCCAAAGGCAAGCCAATCTTTGCTGAACCCATGCAGATTGCCAATCCCAGTGAACTTCCGGTGGTCGAATCAACCAAAGAGGAAACCCTGGCGACCTGGTTCCAGCTCCTTGACCGCGAGCAACTCAGCATCCTGGAAGGTATGAATGTGCGCGATGTTCGCAAAAACCAGGATGGCGTTTTTGAAGTGACTGTCGAAAACAAACCACCGGTGAAAGCCAGATTTATCGTGCTGGCCACTGGGAAAGCCGGGAAATCGCGCACGCTCAATGTTCCAGGCGAAAAACTCTCCAAAGTTTCTGACCGGTTGTTTAGCCCGCTTGATTACCGTAATCAAAACATACTGGTCGTTGGCGGTGGTGATTCGGCCATTGAAACGGCGATTGCCCTGGTTGAAACCGGAAACAACGTCACGATTTCCTATCGCAAAGGAGATTTTTCCCGCATTAAAGAAGGCAATGCCCGGCGGCTGGAAACGCTGTTTCAGGCCGGGAAACTCACGGTGCTCTATCACTCGACAGTCAAGGAAATCACCGAAACCTCAGTGGTTCTTCAAATTGGCAAAGAAACCAGACATCTTCCCAACGATGTGGTTTTCACCATGATTGGTAAGGAACTGCCCTATGAGTTCCTCGAACGACTCGGCATCACGATTGAAAACACCTGGACGGCGGCCCGCTTCGCGCTCTTTGGCCTTTCGGTGTTTGTCTTCTCAATGGTCTATTTTGGCAAGAGCGTCGCTGGGAAACTCACGCCGGAAGCTTCGCTCGGCGCCAAAATCGGCGTGCTGGCAATTCCGGGTCTGACCGTCATCGCCATGATGGCGACGGTGTTGTATGTCTACTGGACGACGAACCGCCATAAACTCAGGGGTTTTCAAAGCCTTGTGCCTCCCCTGCTGACGGCAGTTGTGACCACCGGCATCACGCTTTTGTCCTTATTTCTGGTCTGTGACCACGTTGGGCCGGATGGGAAACCGGCACCGTACAAATTGCTTGGGCTGGATCAATATTTCTGGTACAGCGCGCTCTACAGTCTGGCAATTCTGGTGTTTGGCATCCGGCGGATTGTCACAAAGAAAAACGACTACATTACCAAACAAACCATTTCGCTGATCTTCTTTCAGGTAGTGATGCTCTTTGGGCTTCCGTACGGATTGGAATTCGGCGTCAAAGGCGGCTTCATCCACCTGCCTGCCTGGATGGAAACCTATGTTTTCCCCAACCAGTCGTATTCGAACATCTATGGGCTGGTCCTGGCCTATCCGCTCTATATCCATAATGTTCTGACGGGTGAACCGAGTGCCTTCTGGCTTGGAATGAGTATTTTGCAGACGTTTGTCATCATTCCAGCGCTGATTTATTACTTTGGGAAAGGCGCCTATTGCGGCTGGATTTGTTCCTGCGGAGCACTGGCGGAAACCCTGGGTGATGACTATCGGACGCTGGCGCCGCACGGTGAAAAAGCCAAGCGCTGGGAAAATCTCGGACAGGTGATTTTGGCCGCGATTGTTTTCATCACCATTTTGTGGGCGCTTGGGCACTGGACACCCGAAGGTTCGATCTTCCGTACTGCCAAACTCGGCAGCCTGACGCTCGCCAAACTCAGCCTTGGACTTAAGAACCTGTATTCGCTGGTGGTGGATGTGGCGTTTGCGGGAGCAATTCCGCTGGCGGTTTACTTCTTTTATTCAGGCCGGATCTGGTGTCGCTACGGCTGCCCACTGGCTGCATTGATGCACATTTACACTAAATTTTCACGCTACCGGATTTTTTCTGATAAGAAGAAGTGCATTAGCTGCAACATTTGCACCAAAGTTTGTCACATGGGAATTGACGTGATGGGCTATGCCAGCCAGGGCCGTCCGATGGATGACGTCGAATGTGTCCGCTGTTCAGCCTGCGTCGTGAGTTGTCCGATGGATGTTTTAAGCTTTGGACAGACCGGAACCGGGCATCCACACGATCCAGGGCCAAAACTGGTGCAACTCCGGCGGGTGCGCTCCTGATTGCCAGATCAG
The DNA window shown above is from Acidobacteriota bacterium and carries:
- a CDS encoding NAD(P)-binding domain-containing protein, whose protein sequence is MTNLISTYFNWLQQGTPTGEVVRYPVIRENYQSQVDGLYIVGDLSGLPLLKFAAKQGFEVIGHIAARLAKSPTIADDSVSDVAIIGAGAAGLAAALHAKRQGLRYVVLEGVRIANTIVNFPKGKPIFAEPMQIANPSELPVVESTKEETLATWFQLLDREQLSILEGMNVRDVRKNQDGVFEVTVENKPPVKARFIVLATGKAGKSRTLNVPGEKLSKVSDRLFSPLDYRNQNILVVGGGDSAIETAIALVETGNNVTISYRKGDFSRIKEGNARRLETLFQAGKLTVLYHSTVKEITETSVVLQIGKETRHLPNDVVFTMIGKELPYEFLERLGITIENTWTAARFALFGLSVFVFSMVYFGKSVAGKLTPEASLGAKIGVLAIPGLTVIAMMATVLYVYWTTNRHKLRGFQSLVPPLLTAVVTTGITLLSLFLVCDHVGPDGKPAPYKLLGLDQYFWYSALYSLAILVFGIRRIVTKKNDYITKQTISLIFFQVVMLFGLPYGLEFGVKGGFIHLPAWMETYVFPNQSYSNIYGLVLAYPLYIHNVLTGEPSAFWLGMSILQTFVIIPALIYYFGKGAYCGWICSCGALAETLGDDYRTLAPHGEKAKRWENLGQVILAAIVFITILWALGHWTPEGSIFRTAKLGSLTLAKLSLGLKNLYSLVVDVAFAGAIPLAVYFFYSGRIWCRYGCPLAALMHIYTKFSRYRIFSDKKKCISCNICTKVCHMGIDVMGYASQGRPMDDVECVRCSACVVSCPMDVLSFGQTGTGHPHDPGPKLVQLRRVRS